The region TTCATTTATCTCAATGGCCACCCATTCTCTATCACATTTGCCTGTGACTTTTGCTGTCATCTTTGACTTTTCAAGCTCAAGATGAGGTGGAACATTTGCAAGCCCAGGGAATTCAAGGTTCCCTTCAGCTAGCTTTTTACTGCCTTTCCTTTCACGAATAGCAATAGTATCCCCCGATTTGCATTGATAACTTGCTATATCAAGGGTTTTTCCATTTACAGTTACATGTCCATGGTTTACTAGTTGGCGCGAGCCTGGAATAGTTGGTCCAAAGCCAAGACGGAAGCAAACATTATCTAGCCTTCCTTCTAGTAATTTAAGAAGATTTGTTCCTGTAGAGCCTTCCATTGCCCTTGCTTTCTTGACATATCGAACAAGTTGTCGTTCCGAAATGCCGTAATTAAATCGAAGCTTTTGCTTTTCTTCTAAACGAATCGCGTATTCAGAGCGCTTGCGACGGGCATTGCCATGCTGACCTGGTGGATTAGACCGCTTTGCGGCTTTCCGGGTGAGACCTGGGAGGTCTCCCAAGCGACGCGTGATCCTCAATCGAGGTCCACGGTATCTAGACATAGATAAAATAAGTAAGGGACAATTGTGATGAAATGAGCCATGCTGGAAGAAATGCTCCTCCTGACGCTTTTTCACTCACTAATTTAATATTCTATCTTGAAGCATGATTAAGAAAATCAATGCAGTTATTAGTAATTTGTTTTTGACATTGATCCGCTTTTATAGATCTTGGATTTCACCCTTGCTGGGGCCAAGTTGCCGCTTTGTCCCAACTTGTAGTGAATATGGAGTAGAGGCAATTGAGAAGCATGGTCCTTGGAAAGGAGGATGGTTGACTCTGAAAAGACTTTTACGGTGCAATCCTTTGACTCCATGTGGTTACGATCCTGTCCCAGACAAATGAGGCAAAATAGATTAATTTTATTCAGCCGAGCAGGCTGTTGTTTGTGTGAAGGATTAGAAGCTCGCTTAAGAAAGCTTGCTTTAGAGCATTTAACCCCTCCTTTAACTCTTTCAGTAATAGATATTGATGGAGCAGATGTTACTAGCGAGGAGAATGCCCGTTATTCATTGGAAATTCCAGTTTTGTTTATTGAATTAAAGAGTCCAGTGAGAAGATTTGAATTGCCAAGAGTTTCTCCAAGACTTACAGAAGAGGGGCTTTTAAATTGGCTTAAGAAAAATCTTCAAGAAAAAATGGAAAGAATCTAGCTGTATTTATTTACATGAATTACCAATTACATGAACTTTTTAAAGCAGTGGGGATCCACCGGCAGATTGTTGGGAAAGATTTGATCATTGACAGTATTAGTTGTGACTCACGTCATATCAGTAAGGGCGGATTGTTTTTTGGCTTGCCTGGAGAGAAAGTTGATGGAGGAATTTTTTGGCGCAAGGCTCTGGCATCAGGTGCTGTGGCTGCTGTGATAGGGGAAGAAGCAGCGCAAAAAGATCCTCCAAGTAATGAAGATATGGTTTTTGTTGTTTCAGATCCAGTTGCACATTGGATGGGTGAAATGGCCTCAGTGTTTTGGAAGAGACCATCTTCACAGATTGATTTGATAGGTGTTACAGGGACTAATGGGAAAACAACAACGACATATCTAATAGAACATTTATGTAAACAATCTGGTATAACTTCTGCGTTGTTTGGAACACTCTATAATCGTTGGCCTAAACATAGCGAAGTAGCTATACACACAACTGCTTTCGGAGATGTTTTGCAATCGCAACTTGCACAAGCAGTTGCAGCTGGGGCTCGATTGGGAGTCATGGAAATTAGTTCTCATGCTCTAGATCAAAGGCGTGTTGCAGGGTGTAGTTTCTCAGGAGCTGTATTTACCAATCTGACTCAAGACCATCTTGATTATCATGAATCTATGGAGGCGTACTTTCAATCTAAAGCGCTTTTATTTCAAGCTCCTTTATTGAGAGATAAAGAAAGCTGCTCTGTTGTCAATATTGATGACCCATGGGGACTGCGATTGTCAAAGCAATTAAATAAGAGCTGTTGGCGTGCTTCGTTGGAGAAGCGCGTGATTGACTCTATTCAGCCAGAACTATTTCTTACGGATCTAAATATAACTAACAAAGGTATTGAAGGTGTTTTGCACAGTCCTTTCGGACAGGGACCTTTCGTTTCTTCGCTCATAGGTAGGTTTAATTTAATGAATATGCTTGAAGCTGTTGGTATTTTGATTCAACACGGCGTTTCATTGCAAGAGCTTTTACCCTCGATCAAAAGTTTTTCTGGAGTTCCTGGACGAATGGAACAAATCAAGGTCGAAGGTGACTTGCCAGTAGTATTAGTTGATTATGCTCATACTCCTGATGGTTTAAAAAATGCTTTGATTGCTTTACGCTCGTTTGGTTCAGGAAGACTATTTTGCGTGTTTGGTTGTGGTGGTGATAGAGATCGAAGCAAGAGACCTCTGATGGGAGCTATTGCCTCAAAGTTCGCTGATCATGTAACACTCACCTCTGATAATCCGCGTACTGAAGACCCTCAGCAGATTCTTAACGATGTTCTTCCTGGAATAGCTACTGAGACAGAGCTTATTATCGAGATTGACCGAGCCAATGCAATTCAAATGGCTATAATGAAAGCTTTGCCAGGTGATATTGTTTTAATAGCTGGGAAAGGACATGAGAATTATCAAATTCTTGGATTAGAAACAATCGAATTTGATGATAGAGAGATTGCAAAAAAAATATTGCATTTAAAATTAAACCCTTGAATATTTAATTATCATTTCATTGCCAACTCTGAAAGTGCTTCTATAAGTTTTGTTATTTCTTTTTGGGTGCTAGTGACATGTAAACATGCACGAAGCCAAATCGGGTCTTCTAGGACTCGTATCCAAATTGATTGCTTACCAAGAAGTTTAATAGCCTGATCAGGAGGAATTGAGCAATTCATTGAAAAACTTACCAGCCCTGCTTGGGGAGCATCTTGAAGAACTGGACTTACCTTGTTGATGTCCTTAAGTTCAGACCACAGTTGGTAGCTAAGTCGCTGAATCTTTTTAATTCTTTCATGTGCAGACCCTTCTTTTTCTAAAAGATTAAGAGAAGAGCGCAGTCCGGCTAATAAGGGAGTACAGGATGTTGCGATTTCAAAGCGTCTCCCATCTACATGAAAAGGCTCTGGGTTATTTTTATAAATACTTCCTTCGTGTTTAAGGCTTTTCCATCCAATAAATGTTGGCCTTGCTTGCTCTAGTATTCTTTCTGAAAGGATTACTCCTCCTAATCCCTCTGGGCCAAATGCCCATTTGTGGCCTGTAAAAGCATATATATCTGTTTTTGAGACAACTTGATCTATAGGGATTTGCCCAAAGCTTTGAGCTGCATCAACTAATAAGAAAGGTCTCTTATTATGATTTTGTAGTATGTCACCAATTAACTCTATTGGGATGATTTCACCAGTGTTCCATAGTAGATGAGATATAACTACTAGTTTGGTGTTTGTCGTTAGGCTTTCTTCTAATTCTGAAATTAACGCTTGATTCCGTGTGAGCTTTGGATTCACTCCTTTGTGCAGTCGTTGAAGCTTAAGAATGTCTATCTCTAAGCTTTTGTGTCTGGCTAATTCTTTGCAAGCTGCAACTACACCTGGGTGTTCGCAATCACTTATCAGCAGACGATCTCCTTTTGAGAAAGGCAATCCCCATATTGGCAATACACAGCCACTCGTAACATTTTCAGTTAGAGATACTCGATTAGGCTTTACACCACAAAGTTTTGAGACTTGTTCTTTTGTTTTCTGGATTTCATTGGAGACATATGGCCATACGTCATTTGTAAATGGCCCTAGTTCTTGGATTTTCTCCCAGCTTTTCACCATCGCCTTTAGCGATGGTGAAGGTAATGGTCCTTGCCCGCCATAATTAAAATAATACTTGTTTGATAATGCCGGGAGGTTTTTTCTAAGGTGGCTCATTTGGAAACTTGATATAAAGCTTTTCTCTTAAGTTAAGTTGAATCAGATAATTTATAGATATAAATCTAAAGTAAATAAGCTTATTTAATATGTTGGGGACATTTTAAAAGTGCAATAGCAACTGCAGAGAAATTTAATGCATCAGAATCTTTTATCACATTCCTTACTTCTTTGACTCCATATTTTTCACTTGCATCGCTGTAAGCTAAGAGTAGAGACTTGTATGTATCGCTTCCTTCAGAACGGTATGCACAGAACTGATCTCCAACAGTATTTAGAAGTACCATTAAAGTTAGTTCAACCATTGAATTGATTTCTTGCTAATTTGCAGATCATAAGACTTTTTTAACTAAAATTTTGGAAAGTAGTATTTAATTATAAATTTTCGAATTGTAATCTTGCCGTACTGTCGTTCCTACTTCAAATTATTATCTTGCATTTAAGCTAGCACTTAATCCAGCCAGATATGCTTTTTACGTTAATTGTTTAGGAAGACATTGATCAAAAAAAGCCTCCTTAAAAGAGGCTTTTTTTAGTTTTTCAGATTTATCAGATTTAATTTTCCAGCTATATCTGATAAGGGATACCACGATATGTTAGTTGAGCATGATCAGTTGAAGCTTTTTTCTTTCTGTTTGAATAGACATTGCGTCTATAAGTTAATTCAACGTACTGCTTTTTAGCAGCTTCTTTGTGTTGAACGTAGTTTGATCCTCTATAAACAAGGTTTGTCATTTGCAGTGTCCTCTAATTTGTAAGGTCCCCGTTCCGTGGCCTTATTGGGTCTGCGCCCTGAAGTATCAGGGTGAACGTTTTTGTAGCAATCGCTACAAAATACATTTTGCAATCTTCGCTCTTTGAGAGGAGTTCAGATTGATACAAATCGAATTAAACTATAGATTTTGTTAATGTTTTCAGATCATTGCTTTAGGGTATAAGTAATTATTACCTCTGACGCTCATTTTTTTCTAGTAGAAAATTGAGGTGGAGATTTTCTTTATTCTTTGAGAAATTAATTGAAGATGAAAGCTTGTTTGTTTTTCCTTGGATCAGCAATTAGATGGATGGGAAGTGCTCCTAGTCGATTCCTGTATTTTCATTTATATCTTTTATGTGTTTACTTCTTCACATATTTTGCCAAGTTAGGTTCACTAGAAGTTTATAGACTGATCTTCACTCTTGGAATATTAAGTCCTTTTTTGTTTGCAATATATAGGGGACTCCCTTTGGATTGCCTGAATTTTGAGTCAGCACTTAAAAAGGAATTCCCTGAAGCTTAAACTTATGATTTGATTATTTAAAGCACTTGAATAACTTCGCTAACTTCGGGGATCATTTCACATAGTTTTCTTTCTATGCCCATTTTTAGAGTCATAGTGCTACTGGGGCAGCTCCCGCAAGCCCCTTGCAATCTAACTTTTACGATAGGACCATCAATTTCTACAATCTCTACGTTCCCACCATCAGCCATTAGAAATGGTCTTAATTCGTCTAATACTTTTTCAACATTCGCATGTGTAAGAGCCATTGTTTGATTTTCCATAAGGATGTTTATTGTGTTTAATTAGGTCTAGCCTACTCATCTCTTGAACTAATAGGAAAAAAGGATTCGTGGTCTTATCTGATTCTCTAGCCTCTGATACTCGTTTTGACGCAGTATTAATAGGTGCTGGAATTATGAGCTCGACATTGGCTGTATTGCTTCATGAGTTAGACCCTGAAATGCGAATTTTGATTGTTGAAAGATTAGAAGCCCCAGCATTAGAAAGCAGCTCGGCTTTGAACAATGCTGGTACCGGACACGCTGCTAATTGTGAGTTTAACTATACGCCTTGTCACCCAGATGGAAGTATAAATATTCAGAAGGCATTAGTTATTAATAGTGCTTTTGAAAGAAGTTTGGAGTTTTGGGCTTCAATGACGGAACTGGGGAAATTGTCGCCAAAAACTTTTTTGAATTTGGTGCCACATATAAGCTTTGTGAACTGTGAAGAAGATGTTCTGTTTTTGCAGCAACGCTATAAAAAGCTCAGTGCTATTAATGCTTTTAGAGATATGGAGTGGAGTGCAGATAAAGAGGAATTGAGCGAATGGATCCCGTTAATAATGAATAATAGGAACCCTGATCAAAAAGTAGCAGCAACACGGGTTAAACGCGGAACAGATATAAACTTCGGAGCTCTTACATTGGCTTATCTGGAGACATTGCAAGAGTCTGGAGCTGTAGAACTAAAATTGTCTACCGAAGTTGTAGATATTTCTAGGCTTCAAGAAGAAACTTGGGAAATTTCTCTAGCCAACACTGCAGGAACCTATTGTGTTCAAGCACCATTTCTTTTTCTTGGAGCTGGTGGGGGAGCATTGTCCTTATTACAGAATTCAGGAATAGAAGAAGGAAAAAAATATGGTGGGTTCCCAGTAAGTGGTCAATGGTTGGTGTGCAACGATTCAAAACTCGTAAAAATGCATCATGCAAAGGTTTACGGTAAAAGTGCAATAGGTGCTCCTCCAATGTCAGTTCCTCACTTGGACACTCGTTGGATCGGGACAGAAAGGTTTTTATTGTTTGGACCATTTGCAGGGTTTAATACTAAATTTTTAAAAAATGGATCAAATTGGGATTTTTTACGATCAATTCAATTCTCAAACTTTGCTCCAATGATACAAACAGGTTTACGGAACTTTGATTTGATTAAATATCTGATTGGCCAACTTAAGCTTGATCACGATGACAGAATTGCTGTGTTGAAAGACTTTTTCCCAGAGGCTAGATCGTCTAATTGGACATTATCTCTAGCTGGTCAGCGAGTTCAGATTATCAAGAAGACCTCTAAGGGGGGTGTCCTTAAGTTAGGAACAGAAGTTGTGACTTCATCAGATGGTTCCCTAGCAGCATTGTTAGGGGCCTCGCCAGGAGCGAGTACTGCCATATCAATTATGTTGGAGGTATTACAA is a window of Prochlorococcus marinus subsp. marinus str. CCMP1375 DNA encoding:
- a CDS encoding UDP-N-acetylmuramoyl-L-alanyl-D-glutamate--2,6-diaminopimelate ligase; the protein is MNYQLHELFKAVGIHRQIVGKDLIIDSISCDSRHISKGGLFFGLPGEKVDGGIFWRKALASGAVAAVIGEEAAQKDPPSNEDMVFVVSDPVAHWMGEMASVFWKRPSSQIDLIGVTGTNGKTTTTYLIEHLCKQSGITSALFGTLYNRWPKHSEVAIHTTAFGDVLQSQLAQAVAAGARLGVMEISSHALDQRRVAGCSFSGAVFTNLTQDHLDYHESMEAYFQSKALLFQAPLLRDKESCSVVNIDDPWGLRLSKQLNKSCWRASLEKRVIDSIQPELFLTDLNITNKGIEGVLHSPFGQGPFVSSLIGRFNLMNMLEAVGILIQHGVSLQELLPSIKSFSGVPGRMEQIKVEGDLPVVLVDYAHTPDGLKNALIALRSFGSGRLFCVFGCGGDRDRSKRPLMGAIASKFADHVTLTSDNPRTEDPQQILNDVLPGIATETELIIEIDRANAIQMAIMKALPGDIVLIAGKGHENYQILGLETIEFDDREIAKKILHLKLNP
- the yidD gene encoding membrane protein insertion efficiency factor YidD yields the protein MIKKINAVISNLFLTLIRFYRSWISPLLGPSCRFVPTCSEYGVEAIEKHGPWKGGWLTLKRLLRCNPLTPCGYDPVPDK
- the rpsD gene encoding 30S ribosomal protein S4 → MSRYRGPRLRITRRLGDLPGLTRKAAKRSNPPGQHGNARRKRSEYAIRLEEKQKLRFNYGISERQLVRYVKKARAMEGSTGTNLLKLLEGRLDNVCFRLGFGPTIPGSRQLVNHGHVTVNGKTLDIASYQCKSGDTIAIRERKGSKKLAEGNLEFPGLANVPPHLELEKSKMTAKVTGKCDREWVAIEINELLVVEYYSRKV
- a CDS encoding glutaredoxin family protein, whose protein sequence is MRQNRLILFSRAGCCLCEGLEARLRKLALEHLTPPLTLSVIDIDGADVTSEENARYSLEIPVLFIELKSPVRRFELPRVSPRLTEEGLLNWLKKNLQEKMERI
- a CDS encoding malate:quinone oxidoreductase; translation: MVLSDSLASDTRFDAVLIGAGIMSSTLAVLLHELDPEMRILIVERLEAPALESSSALNNAGTGHAANCEFNYTPCHPDGSINIQKALVINSAFERSLEFWASMTELGKLSPKTFLNLVPHISFVNCEEDVLFLQQRYKKLSAINAFRDMEWSADKEELSEWIPLIMNNRNPDQKVAATRVKRGTDINFGALTLAYLETLQESGAVELKLSTEVVDISRLQEETWEISLANTAGTYCVQAPFLFLGAGGGALSLLQNSGIEEGKKYGGFPVSGQWLVCNDSKLVKMHHAKVYGKSAIGAPPMSVPHLDTRWIGTERFLLFGPFAGFNTKFLKNGSNWDFLRSIQFSNFAPMIQTGLRNFDLIKYLIGQLKLDHDDRIAVLKDFFPEARSSNWTLSLAGQRVQIIKKTSKGGVLKLGTEVVTSSDGSLAALLGASPGASTAISIMLEVLQRCWGKKMSTDIWQKRLRDLLPSFGQDINHDKSLLDKLRNRSDSLLGLR
- a CDS encoding NifU family protein; amino-acid sequence: MENQTMALTHANVEKVLDELRPFLMADGGNVEIVEIDGPIVKVRLQGACGSCPSSTMTLKMGIERKLCEMIPEVSEVIQVL
- a CDS encoding aminotransferase class V-fold PLP-dependent enzyme; translated protein: MSHLRKNLPALSNKYYFNYGGQGPLPSPSLKAMVKSWEKIQELGPFTNDVWPYVSNEIQKTKEQVSKLCGVKPNRVSLTENVTSGCVLPIWGLPFSKGDRLLISDCEHPGVVAACKELARHKSLEIDILKLQRLHKGVNPKLTRNQALISELEESLTTNTKLVVISHLLWNTGEIIPIELIGDILQNHNKRPFLLVDAAQSFGQIPIDQVVSKTDIYAFTGHKWAFGPEGLGGVILSERILEQARPTFIGWKSLKHEGSIYKNNPEPFHVDGRRFEIATSCTPLLAGLRSSLNLLEKEGSAHERIKKIQRLSYQLWSELKDINKVSPVLQDAPQAGLVSFSMNCSIPPDQAIKLLGKQSIWIRVLEDPIWLRACLHVTSTQKEITKLIEALSELAMK
- a CDS encoding DUF4278 domain-containing protein, whose amino-acid sequence is MTNLVYRGSNYVQHKEAAKKQYVELTYRRNVYSNRKKKASTDHAQLTYRGIPYQI